A single window of Methanoregula sp. DNA harbors:
- a CDS encoding type II toxin-antitoxin system PemK/MazF family toxin: MKNGDIWLVDLSDAKGHEQRGIRPAIIVGDANGLTIAVPCTTTLSTARFSHTLTITPTPHNGLDDESIALVFQIVALDRDRFQHRIGAISEQQRLAIVALIRDLLDLD; this comes from the coding sequence ATGAAGAACGGCGATATCTGGCTTGTGGATCTCTCAGATGCAAAAGGGCATGAGCAGAGGGGAATCCGCCCCGCGATTATCGTAGGAGATGCAAATGGCCTGACCATTGCTGTACCATGTACGACAACGCTCAGTACTGCCAGATTCTCCCACACGCTTACCATTACACCGACACCCCACAACGGCCTTGATGATGAGAGTATCGCACTTGTATTCCAGATCGTTGCTTTGGACCGGGACCGGTTCCAGCACCGGATCGGCGCAATCAGTGAACAGCAGAGGCTGGCAATTGTCGCCCTCATACGGGACCTGCTGGATCTGGATTAA
- a CDS encoding DNA cytosine methyltransferase: MADLKNGILDIFCGAGGLSLGFLYEGFDIVYSSDIDSQSIETISCNHKKIQSARGQENYHYSEVEDIRHLDAEKVKRIFRERGYRVQGIIGGPPCQGFSNANKQTRFIDNPNNSLFKEYLRLIKGLDPDFIVFENVVGFLSMGKGKIKEEIISALSDLGYTAKDKVIDSAWCRVPQHRRRVFIVGIKPEKAKDEYRDKISFPGKTKKDFITVKQAISDLPIIGMGEKRAIQRYAKKSSINDYTKQMRAASNLNIKSSAVLNHVTTQSNDLVLQRYKHIPQGGNWQDLPDYLLKNYADKFRCHSYIYRRLEDNKPSITVSNFRKCMFIHPTQNRGLSIREAARLQSFPDWYEFKGSMHGSQQQVACAVPPLMAKSVAQKIKKMLK; the protein is encoded by the coding sequence ATGGCTGACCTAAAAAATGGTATTTTAGATATTTTTTGCGGGGCGGGCGGTCTCAGCCTTGGATTTCTTTATGAGGGATTTGATATTGTTTATTCCAGCGATATTGATTCACAATCGATTGAAACGATCAGCTGCAACCATAAGAAAATTCAATCAGCAAGAGGGCAGGAGAACTATCATTACTCTGAAGTTGAAGATATCCGCCATCTGGATGCTGAAAAAGTAAAGAGAATTTTTAGAGAGCGCGGCTATCGAGTTCAGGGAATAATTGGAGGCCCGCCATGCCAAGGTTTCTCCAATGCCAACAAACAAACTCGATTTATCGACAATCCAAATAATTCCCTATTCAAGGAATATCTGCGCCTTATAAAAGGTCTTGATCCTGATTTTATCGTTTTTGAAAATGTTGTCGGTTTTTTATCAATGGGAAAAGGGAAAATCAAAGAAGAAATTATTTCTGCGTTAAGTGATTTGGGCTATACTGCCAAAGACAAAGTTATAGATTCAGCATGGTGCAGGGTCCCTCAACACCGCAGGCGTGTTTTCATCGTAGGGATAAAACCTGAAAAAGCAAAAGATGAGTATAGAGATAAGATCAGCTTTCCTGGAAAGACAAAGAAAGATTTCATTACTGTTAAACAAGCAATATCGGATTTGCCGATAATCGGGATGGGGGAGAAGCGGGCAATTCAACGATATGCAAAAAAATCTTCAATAAATGACTACACAAAACAAATGAGAGCGGCGTCAAATCTGAATATTAAATCAAGTGCTGTTCTCAATCATGTTACAACTCAGAGCAATGACCTTGTCCTTCAACGATACAAACACATCCCTCAAGGAGGAAATTGGCAAGATCTGCCAGATTATCTGCTGAAAAACTATGCAGATAAATTCCGCTGCCATTCATACATTTACAGAAGACTTGAAGACAACAAGCCAAGCATTACAGTGAGCAATTTCAGGAAATGCATGTTTATACATCCTACTCAGAACCGTGGACTTTCTATCAGAGAGGCGGCACGTCTGCAGTCATTTCCTGATTGGTATGAATTCAAAGGATCAATGCATGGATCTCAGCAACAGGTTGCTTGTGCAGTGCCACCATTGATGGCAAAATCTGTAGCACAAAAAATTAAGAAAATGCTGAAATGA
- a CDS encoding phospholipase D-like domain-containing protein — protein MVYEIATRLKDPVAVSKVEKLLKSMQKGSLIIRGTDILDKLEHSCPEAANPAMLYDLMHAGVLKKESAAASIEDYHFKFDFRRLSSIFQKEIFAAEVIRDFERRNISENSLEISYAATIPPKFSISNFEIKEIYPSLIRIIAAANHNLWIINPFFDEYGAKKLLPSLVGAAKNGITIRILGREICRGSEHEFIKPIEYIAAEFSDENLSEHLEIRDFYHMDKKGNQIYALHTKMMIADDMFAYIGSANLTKHSLKNNFEIGVILKGPGVKPLVGLTVHVWDNSSHVDLDKVKTV, from the coding sequence ATGGTCTACGAAATAGCAACCCGTTTGAAGGATCCTGTTGCAGTAAGTAAAGTTGAGAAATTATTGAAATCTATGCAAAAGGGCTCTCTGATAATTCGAGGCACAGATATATTGGATAAATTGGAGCATTCATGTCCAGAAGCGGCAAATCCCGCGATGCTGTATGATCTCATGCACGCAGGAGTGCTCAAAAAAGAATCAGCGGCAGCAAGCATCGAGGATTATCATTTTAAATTTGACTTCAGAAGATTATCATCGATATTTCAGAAAGAAATTTTTGCAGCTGAAGTGATTCGGGATTTTGAGAGAAGAAATATCAGTGAGAATTCTCTTGAAATTTCCTATGCTGCGACAATTCCGCCGAAATTCAGCATCAGCAATTTTGAAATTAAAGAAATTTATCCAAGCCTCATACGGATTATTGCTGCGGCGAATCATAATTTGTGGATAATCAATCCATTTTTTGATGAGTATGGTGCAAAGAAATTGCTTCCATCACTTGTCGGTGCTGCAAAAAATGGGATAACGATTCGGATCCTTGGGCGTGAAATCTGCCGAGGATCCGAACATGAATTCATTAAGCCGATCGAATACATTGCCGCTGAGTTCAGCGATGAGAATCTATCTGAACATCTTGAGATCCGGGATTTTTATCACATGGATAAAAAAGGGAATCAAATCTATGCCCTTCATACAAAAATGATGATTGCTGATGATATGTTTGCATATATCGGTAGCGCAAATCTCACAAAACACAGTTTAAAAAATAATTTTGAAATTGGAGTCATTCTGAAAGGACCTGGAGTAAAGCCACTGGTTGGACTTACTGTTCATGTATGGGACAATTCATCCCATGTTGATTTAGATAAAGTGAAAACCGTTTGA
- a CDS encoding very short patch repair endonuclease, which produces MTDCYSKEIRSRVMSNIHSKNTLPELQLRKLLWSKGFRGYRIHNKNLPGKPDIIFSSKKVAIFIDGCFWHGCPDCYVKPKSNKKYWLPKIQQNIERDLKNKKSLESMGWFVIRIWEHELKIDAQSVFKKISEYLQ; this is translated from the coding sequence ATGACTGACTGCTATTCGAAGGAAATCCGAAGCAGAGTAATGTCAAATATTCATTCAAAGAATACACTCCCTGAATTGCAGTTAAGGAAACTTCTTTGGAGCAAGGGGTTCCGTGGGTATAGGATCCATAATAAAAACCTGCCTGGAAAACCGGATATTATTTTTTCGTCGAAAAAGGTGGCTATATTCATAGATGGCTGTTTTTGGCATGGTTGTCCAGATTGTTATGTTAAACCAAAATCGAACAAGAAGTATTGGCTGCCAAAAATTCAACAAAACATTGAACGAGATCTGAAAAACAAAAAATCTTTAGAGTCAATGGGGTGGTTTGTGATCAGGATTTGGGAACATGAATTGAAAATTGATGCCCAATCTGTCTTTAAAAAAATAAGCGAATATCTTCAATAA
- a CDS encoding type II toxin-antitoxin system RelE/ParE family toxin: MPACKYKKIFLKDLASLPKRYRSRIERLVFDEIPAPEDIFLDFDIHKMRGYDYYYRIRTGKYRIGCKVTTENGIIFYRVKSREEIYRVFP; this comes from the coding sequence ATGCCGGCCTGCAAATATAAGAAAATTTTCCTCAAAGACCTGGCATCGTTGCCCAAACGTTATCGCTCCCGGATCGAGCGGCTGGTGTTTGATGAGATCCCGGCCCCGGAGGATATTTTTCTCGATTTTGATATCCACAAGATGAGAGGATATGATTATTACTACCGCATTCGTACGGGAAAATACCGCATCGGATGCAAGGTAACCACAGAGAACGGGATCATCTTTTACCGGGTAAAGAGCCGGGAAGAAATTTACCGGGTCTTTCCTTGA
- a CDS encoding PIN domain-containing protein: MKVEQKLALINEYIELDETIFQHVTKFQRSGLKLYDALHLACAQSGKAILLTTDNRIISFARRDPAITVRVENPVHWLMEVSADENNQ, translated from the coding sequence ATGAAAGTAGAACAGAAACTGGCGCTTATTAACGAGTATATCGAATTGGATGAGACGATATTCCAGCACGTGACAAAATTCCAGAGATCGGGCCTGAAATTATATGATGCGCTCCATCTTGCATGCGCACAGAGCGGAAAAGCTATTCTTCTTACAACTGACAATAGGATTATTAGTTTTGCCAGGAGAGATCCGGCAATAACAGTCCGGGTGGAGAACCCGGTGCACTGGCTCATGGAGGTGTCAGCCGATGAAAACAATCAGTGA
- a CDS encoding antitoxin: protein MSTRTISITDEAYDRLKSLKRGDKMSFSDVIIEHYPKRKRLSEVLEEIGANPDLADSIERASKEMRSRSLRKVSF from the coding sequence ATGTCGACCCGGACGATCAGCATCACGGATGAGGCCTATGACCGGCTCAAAAGTCTCAAGAGGGGGGACAAGATGAGCTTTTCGGATGTGATTATCGAGCATTATCCAAAACGAAAGAGACTCTCCGAAGTACTGGAAGAGATCGGGGCAAACCCGGATCTTGCTGATTCGATTGAACGTGCTTCAAAAGAGATGCGATCCCGCTCTTTGCGAAAGGTCAGTTTCTGA
- a CDS encoding type II toxin-antitoxin system VapC family toxin, which yields MPVADTSFIIDLIRHDPCAMACLKDIEDRGISPSMTPVSILELYYGAYNSVCVEENIKEALIFLNLWEELPFTDAVYHAFGYLSATLARQGVRIGDFDEVIAAFALAHDSMVIARDRHFEKVPGLGVISY from the coding sequence ATGCCGGTCGCTGATACCTCATTTATCATCGACCTGATCCGTCATGATCCGTGTGCCATGGCATGCCTTAAGGATATTGAGGACAGGGGCATCTCTCCATCGATGACTCCCGTTTCAATCCTTGAACTCTATTACGGGGCGTATAATTCGGTTTGTGTTGAGGAAAATATCAAAGAGGCTCTCATTTTTTTAAACCTCTGGGAGGAGCTGCCGTTTACCGATGCGGTGTATCATGCCTTTGGGTACCTTTCTGCCACGCTTGCGCGGCAGGGGGTCCGGATCGGAGATTTTGATGAGGTGATCGCGGCCTTTGCCCTCGCACACGATTCGATGGTCATCGCCCGTGACCGGCATTTTGAGAAGGTCCCTGGCCTTGGGGTTATTTCGTACTGA
- a CDS encoding transcriptional regulator: MQNDILSILNESEALNSKVFSLVRFKLLASLAALGLDGATYRELKAALDINDGVLFANLNVLKDMGYLTSEKITSEGKELELYIITPEGQDEWKRTKAWLCRFLHCGA; encoded by the coding sequence ATGCAGAATGACATCCTCTCCATCTTAAACGAATCCGAAGCGCTCAATTCAAAAGTATTCTCCCTCGTTCGATTCAAACTGCTTGCAAGCCTTGCCGCTCTCGGGCTTGACGGGGCTACGTATCGCGAACTCAAAGCGGCGCTTGACATCAATGATGGAGTATTATTCGCAAACCTCAATGTCTTAAAAGACATGGGCTACCTCACTTCAGAGAAGATCACCTCGGAAGGTAAAGAACTCGAACTCTATATCATCACGCCCGAAGGACAGGATGAATGGAAAAGAACAAAAGCCTGGCTGTGCAGGTTCCTCCACTGCGGAGCATGA
- a CDS encoding helicase-related protein: MTTINGADNSVRGRFASALLTRIRRRADGSDHDRVFDDKPSKKLFIGNLSPKKSLSAVSSIYSKTAPSSAGFDVLINKADIKRAVLSIKVSAALYYKVYPTREEQHECFDQQERGVFSRGLDSQDAEFSGEEGDSSDSGYHLRAVYKKIKPEPVLIEKSISTLVGPDFSGEGSFTEVDKIVKNAKEAFEADASRYRQRAHTARDAAGREREEMVPKSALESDESWKSYLKAWGDKIPDPKWKMQLAYRISDFNAERIKLTLILENACEENIERSDIENSLFETFLAAIPKNFTFKDYILDYLKDDYKYDGNIHAGGINCSTVTEGNAIFIEHMPVFIQKKYKSKEPINPEFKVLSENPIPLLEALHLKMKRAVVDLESDYQRRTDLTAEGKRRFRDDIDQFIAEAGRFKAGIEALKKSKEAMEAFSLMNGAFAQSSKGFSLWHLFQIVFIVMEIPDILAASGYGSSDTVNDVDLIYFPTGGGKTEAYLGLVVFTIFFDRLRGKCDGVSAITRFPLRLLSLQQLQRIADIFAQAEKLRRSHKIISSKEYAPFSTGYYVGEANTPNKLYEAGSKYGERKDAISPINSDPALQEKYKIISRCPFCGKDSVAIRGDTESLRIIHQCTNSSCREEIPVYISDQEVYRYLPTFIISTLDKLASAGSSKEFKSIFGKVTGKCPRHGYVSGDHCLYWKKPYFFDDPNLCTIDSYLPVDLHDPVPTLIIQDEMHLIRESLGTYDSHYETFLEHYMKELSGGKPVKIIGSSATMTEYWEQIRQLYMKRGHQFPSNRSFYAEEDQNETARLIAGVMPHNKTVIFAVLDVIKFFYKEIQEMKRQPQKALEMDIGFSSEEEVISTLKDYDLGLSYNLVKLEGDAISQSIKTMVNVDLKRDGIREMATARMTGDVTFSDVKEILSTVESAEPDSHLDLIVATSMISHGVDIDKMNFMVFRGMPRNTAEYIQAYSRVGRRYPGIIFVVFNPARERDQSYYKYFEKYHEYKDILVEPVPLNRWAKFAINRTLPGIFSACVINFLDGQSGKSPYMSNDFRKAFDSRIISTEQITDFILSCYQCAGQDMGPFFEGYICQKIQDYIDQILSQDENSFIPFSLSDKPMSSLRDTDIPIEISPTRESFDPMRMVSVQHSRSVE, encoded by the coding sequence ATGACAACAATTAATGGAGCGGACAATTCTGTCCGTGGAAGATTTGCATCAGCATTACTCACTCGAATAAGAAGGCGTGCTGATGGCTCTGATCATGATCGTGTATTCGATGACAAGCCGTCAAAGAAATTATTTATCGGCAACCTGAGCCCTAAAAAAAGCCTGTCTGCAGTTTCATCAATTTATTCAAAAACGGCTCCTTCATCCGCGGGTTTTGATGTCCTTATCAATAAAGCAGACATTAAGCGTGCTGTCCTCTCAATCAAGGTATCAGCAGCTTTATATTACAAAGTATATCCAACACGAGAAGAACAGCATGAATGTTTTGACCAACAAGAGAGAGGCGTTTTCAGTCGGGGCCTTGATAGCCAGGATGCGGAATTTTCTGGAGAGGAGGGAGATTCCTCTGATTCTGGTTATCACCTTCGGGCTGTGTATAAAAAAATCAAACCGGAACCCGTTCTGATTGAAAAAAGCATTTCAACATTAGTAGGTCCGGATTTTTCTGGCGAAGGTTCGTTCACTGAAGTTGATAAAATCGTCAAAAATGCAAAGGAAGCCTTCGAAGCTGATGCCAGCAGATACCGGCAGAGAGCCCATACGGCAAGAGATGCCGCGGGAAGGGAACGAGAGGAAATGGTTCCCAAAAGCGCTCTTGAGTCTGATGAGTCGTGGAAGTCATATCTAAAGGCGTGGGGGGACAAGATACCCGATCCCAAATGGAAAATGCAGTTAGCATACCGGATTTCGGACTTCAATGCAGAACGCATCAAGCTGACTCTGATCCTTGAGAATGCATGTGAGGAAAATATTGAGCGGAGCGATATTGAAAATTCATTATTTGAAACATTCCTTGCGGCCATTCCGAAAAATTTCACCTTCAAGGATTATATCCTCGATTACCTGAAAGATGATTACAAATATGACGGCAATATTCATGCTGGCGGAATAAACTGCTCCACTGTAACGGAAGGTAATGCGATATTCATCGAGCATATGCCGGTTTTCATTCAAAAAAAATACAAATCAAAAGAGCCGATAAACCCAGAATTTAAAGTGCTGTCAGAAAATCCCATCCCTCTTCTCGAAGCCCTTCATTTAAAGATGAAAAGGGCGGTGGTTGATCTTGAATCTGATTATCAAAGAAGAACCGATCTAACTGCCGAAGGGAAACGGCGCTTCCGGGATGATATTGATCAATTCATTGCTGAGGCAGGCAGGTTCAAGGCAGGCATCGAAGCGCTTAAAAAGAGCAAAGAGGCGATGGAAGCGTTTTCGCTCATGAACGGAGCATTTGCACAATCGAGCAAAGGGTTTTCTTTATGGCACCTATTCCAGATTGTCTTCATTGTTATGGAAATTCCGGACATTTTAGCTGCATCTGGATACGGCAGCTCTGATACTGTGAATGATGTTGATTTAATATACTTCCCCACCGGCGGCGGGAAAACTGAGGCTTATCTCGGTCTTGTAGTCTTCACAATATTTTTCGACCGGCTGCGAGGCAAATGTGACGGAGTATCTGCAATCACCCGCTTTCCGCTTAGGCTGCTCTCGCTGCAGCAGCTGCAGCGGATTGCAGATATTTTCGCCCAAGCAGAAAAATTGCGCAGAAGCCATAAGATAATTAGTTCAAAAGAATACGCACCCTTCAGCACCGGATATTATGTTGGCGAGGCCAACACACCTAACAAATTATATGAGGCCGGCTCGAAATATGGTGAGAGAAAAGATGCGATAAGCCCAATCAATTCCGATCCAGCTCTTCAGGAAAAGTATAAAATAATTTCTCGCTGCCCCTTCTGCGGCAAAGATTCTGTTGCCATACGGGGAGATACTGAATCTCTACGCATTATTCACCAATGCACAAACTCAAGTTGCAGAGAGGAGATTCCGGTTTATATTTCAGATCAGGAAGTCTACAGATATCTTCCAACATTCATAATATCAACTCTTGACAAGCTTGCCTCAGCTGGATCGAGTAAAGAATTTAAGTCAATTTTCGGAAAAGTCACAGGAAAGTGCCCACGCCACGGATATGTATCGGGAGATCACTGCCTATATTGGAAAAAACCATATTTTTTCGATGATCCGAACCTCTGTACGATCGATAGTTATCTGCCAGTTGATTTGCATGATCCAGTTCCTACTCTCATAATTCAGGATGAGATGCATCTTATTCGCGAATCGCTCGGGACCTATGATTCACATTATGAAACATTTCTTGAACATTACATGAAGGAACTCTCTGGTGGAAAACCTGTAAAAATTATTGGGTCCTCAGCAACCATGACTGAATATTGGGAGCAGATTCGCCAGCTCTATATGAAGAGGGGGCATCAGTTCCCGTCAAACAGGTCTTTCTATGCTGAAGAAGATCAAAATGAAACCGCACGGCTGATTGCGGGGGTTATGCCGCATAATAAAACCGTAATTTTTGCTGTCCTTGACGTCATCAAATTCTTCTATAAAGAAATTCAGGAGATGAAAAGGCAGCCGCAAAAAGCATTGGAAATGGATATTGGTTTTTCATCTGAAGAAGAAGTGATCTCAACTCTCAAAGATTATGACTTGGGGTTGAGCTACAATCTTGTCAAACTTGAGGGGGATGCGATCAGCCAGTCAATAAAAACGATGGTCAATGTTGATCTGAAAAGAGACGGAATCCGTGAAATGGCAACAGCTCGGATGACGGGGGATGTCACCTTCAGTGATGTTAAAGAGATTCTTTCAACCGTTGAAAGCGCAGAACCCGACTCCCATCTTGATTTGATTGTTGCCACGAGCATGATCTCTCATGGAGTAGATATTGATAAAATGAATTTCATGGTTTTCCGCGGGATGCCGAGAAATACTGCTGAATATATTCAGGCATACAGCCGAGTTGGAAGGCGCTATCCCGGGATCATATTCGTCGTTTTCAATCCTGCAAGGGAGCGGGATCAAAGCTATTACAAATATTTTGAAAAATACCATGAGTACAAAGACATTCTCGTAGAGCCTGTGCCGCTGAACCGATGGGCAAAATTTGCAATCAACCGGACACTGCCGGGAATTTTTTCTGCCTGTGTAATAAATTTCCTGGATGGCCAAAGCGGAAAAAGCCCGTATATGTCAAATGATTTTCGGAAGGCATTTGACAGCAGAATAATCTCAACGGAGCAGATAACCGATTTCATCCTTTCGTGCTACCAGTGCGCTGGGCAGGATATGGGGCCGTTTTTTGAAGGATATATCTGCCAGAAAATTCAGGATTATATCGATCAAATTCTCAGTCAGGATGAAAATTCTTTTATTCCGTTTTCACTATCTGACAAGCCAATGAGCAGCCTTCGCGATACGGACATCCCCATTGAAATATCCCCTACAAGAGAAAGTTTCGATCCAATGAGAATGGTCAGTGTGCAACATTCAAGGAGCGTGGAATAA
- a CDS encoding universal stress protein, with product MFEKVLFPTDFSERAEIMLDCIAGIPQVREVILLHVVRETGYPMGADLADTLAKQAAEKTLAEAQHYLKTLNPGIRVSLETTVSPDIADGILATAQKRGAGLVVVSAHVKGVKAGVLLGSIPSTLLCRTGGINVLFMRHKITETLTGRTYEKFCPRLFSRVLCPTDFSRFSGHATALAGRVAGAGEVILLHVVPGGKATGGTKEAKKEAEARIGAARDSLASQGIRCRAIVKTGDPAGVIVRVAEEEDVSVICISSFGKGCLHDFLVGSTVQDVAMNATRPVIVVRSPG from the coding sequence ATGTTTGAGAAGGTGCTTTTCCCGACAGATTTTTCAGAGCGTGCAGAGATTATGCTCGATTGTATCGCCGGTATACCGCAGGTGCGGGAAGTCATCCTGCTCCACGTTGTCAGAGAGACCGGTTACCCGATGGGGGCGGATCTCGCCGATACTCTGGCAAAACAGGCAGCTGAAAAGACCCTTGCGGAGGCGCAGCACTACCTTAAAACACTCAACCCGGGCATCAGGGTGTCGCTGGAGACAACGGTATCGCCCGATATTGCAGACGGGATACTGGCAACGGCACAGAAGCGGGGTGCCGGCCTTGTCGTTGTCAGCGCTCACGTAAAGGGCGTGAAGGCAGGGGTGCTCCTTGGCAGTATCCCGTCGACGCTCCTGTGCCGCACCGGCGGTATAAACGTCCTGTTCATGCGCCACAAGATCACCGAGACCCTGACCGGCCGGACTTATGAAAAGTTCTGTCCAAGGCTCTTTTCACGGGTCCTCTGCCCGACAGATTTTTCACGGTTCTCCGGACATGCAACAGCCCTTGCCGGCAGGGTCGCGGGGGCAGGAGAGGTCATCCTCCTCCATGTCGTACCGGGGGGCAAGGCAACCGGCGGGACAAAAGAGGCAAAAAAGGAGGCGGAGGCCCGGATCGGCGCAGCCCGCGACAGCCTTGCATCACAGGGCATCCGGTGCAGGGCGATTGTGAAGACCGGCGACCCTGCCGGAGTGATTGTCAGGGTTGCCGAAGAGGAGGATGTGTCGGTCATCTGCATCAGCTCATTCGGGAAAGGCTGCCTTCACGATTTCCTTGTCGGGAGCACGGTGCAGGACGTGGCCATGAACGCAACACGGCCGGTGATTGTCGTCCGGTCGCCCGGATAA
- a CDS encoding restriction endonuclease: MSKLKIGEVFRYARPYSPESAEIDGYPNHFFTTCLQGQALAQLDSGINPIGFIRVPEGSRRPAILIRSSPHKIGSHDTPWQDTFDPDNGHIRYYGDNKEPGKNPAEAPGNKVLLDAYKIHSTLDNQLRMHAIPLLFYRAVSRNDKAKGYVEFNGFGIIQNVELITQYDRAKERAFPNYAFDFVIFDMGKEHEEFEWDWINDRRNPEITIENTLSKAPESWKNWIKNGPKSLERNRRYVSKLLVATTAEQQPNPNSREEIALNKIYEFYTKKSRFEALASIITARYIKETGGMYKEGWITPGSRDHGADFYGRLDIGFGFGKVKVILLGQAKCESPDTPTSGTHIARTVARLKRGWVGAYVTTSYFSESVQREIIEDSYPILLINGKKLAETALKIVHDDGYPSIESFLADVDTQYENKVKNRRPEELLFE; the protein is encoded by the coding sequence ATGTCAAAGCTAAAAATTGGAGAGGTTTTCAGATATGCTCGCCCTTACAGTCCAGAATCTGCTGAGATTGATGGTTATCCCAATCATTTTTTCACAACCTGTCTACAAGGACAAGCATTAGCACAACTCGATAGCGGCATTAATCCGATAGGATTTATTCGCGTTCCTGAGGGATCAAGAAGGCCAGCGATTCTGATACGAAGCAGCCCGCACAAGATTGGCAGTCATGATACTCCTTGGCAGGATACGTTCGATCCAGATAACGGACATATCCGTTATTATGGCGACAATAAAGAGCCTGGAAAAAATCCCGCCGAAGCACCGGGAAACAAAGTACTATTGGATGCCTATAAAATTCATTCAACGTTAGACAATCAATTGAGGATGCACGCTATCCCCCTTCTTTTTTATCGTGCCGTAAGCCGAAACGACAAGGCGAAAGGATATGTTGAATTCAATGGGTTTGGAATTATCCAAAATGTCGAACTGATCACGCAATATGACCGAGCAAAAGAAAGGGCCTTTCCCAATTATGCTTTTGATTTTGTAATTTTCGATATGGGAAAAGAGCATGAGGAATTTGAATGGGACTGGATTAATGACAGAAGAAATCCTGAAATAACGATTGAAAATACCCTTAGCAAAGCCCCAGAGTCATGGAAGAATTGGATAAAGAACGGGCCCAAATCGTTAGAGAGAAATAGACGATATGTTTCCAAGTTGCTTGTTGCAACCACTGCCGAGCAACAGCCAAATCCCAATAGCAGAGAAGAGATAGCACTCAACAAGATTTATGAGTTTTATACAAAGAAAAGCCGGTTTGAAGCATTGGCATCAATAATCACCGCACGGTATATTAAAGAGACTGGCGGGATGTACAAGGAGGGGTGGATCACTCCGGGAAGTCGCGATCACGGTGCGGATTTTTATGGACGATTGGATATCGGTTTTGGCTTTGGAAAAGTTAAGGTGATCCTTCTCGGACAAGCAAAATGCGAATCTCCAGATACACCGACGAGCGGGACGCATATTGCACGGACCGTTGCTCGATTAAAGAGAGGTTGGGTTGGTGCGTACGTTACGACGAGTTATTTCTCAGAGTCAGTACAGCGAGAGATCATTGAGGACAGTTACCCGATCCTTCTGATCAATGGAAAAAAACTTGCCGAAACTGCCTTGAAAATCGTTCACGACGACGGGTATCCGAGTATTGAATCGTTCCTCGCAGATGTCGATACGCAGTACGAGAACAAAGTTAAAAACCGACGGCCTGAAGAATTACTATTTGAATGA